One region of Citrus sinensis cultivar Valencia sweet orange chromosome 6, DVS_A1.0, whole genome shotgun sequence genomic DNA includes:
- the LOC102612798 gene encoding uncharacterized protein LOC102612798 isoform X3 gives MNAFTESFCEISLSRSYARNGRKHYDLFGDARPGDKNFRDTWKKEIDEEDCVWTGSEDESDSEKGQSRLEKEIRKVRQKAKEHSDLIDADDSDELHSVWSGSDEEKTLWTGSEGDDDDDIPTEPYPNEASDKYIDKLFEFEEKPKYRTISELLKAENEPEELSPGKQARKLAVENALKKLKKGPDGRYTNVWEVMSDIDILIGAFENIVSGPEYEELRKGGPKKLNMQFFKDIQARMRDPNYKFSPELKLKPKSKLVPRKKWQKTQSRRRKAQRR, from the exons ATGAATGCATTCACTGAATCTTTCTGTGAAATTTCCT TATCTCGGTCATATGCTCGTAATGGACGCAAACATTATGATCTGTTTGGCGATGCAAGACCAGGTGATAAGAATTTTAGGGACACTTGGAAGAAAGAGATTGACGAAGAGGATTGTGTGTGGACAGGAAGTGAAGATGAGAGTGACTCTGAGAAGGGTCAAAGTCGTCTAGAAAAGGAGATCAGGAAAGTCAGACAGAAGGCAAAGGAGCACTCAGACCTAATTGATGCTGATGACAGTGATGAGTTACACAGCGTGTGGTCTGGAAGTGATGAGGAGAAAACTCTCTGGACTGGCAGTGaaggtgatgatgatgatgatatacCTACAGAACCCTACCCAAATGAAGCTAGTGACAAgtatattgataaattatttgagtttGAGGAGAAACCTAAATATCGAACTATCTCGGAACTTCTGAAAGCTGAAAACGAACCAGAAGAGTTGTCCCCTGGAAAGCAAGCCAGGAAACTTGCAGTTGAGAATGccttgaagaaattaaagaaagggCCAGATGGGCGCTACACCAATGTGTGGGAAGTCATGAGTGATATAGACATCTTAATAGGAgcatttgaaaatattgtcTCTGGACCAGAGTATGAGGAGCTTAGAAAGGGTGGGCCAAAGAAATTGAATATGCAGTTTTTCAAAGATATACAGGCACGTATGAGAGATCCAAACTATAAATTCTCACCTGAGTTGAAGTTGAAACCGAAGAGCAAATTAGTTCCAAGAAAGAAATGGCAGAAGACACAATCCAGACGAAGGAAAGCACAAAGGCgctaa
- the LOC102610602 gene encoding uncharacterized protein LOC102610602 isoform X2, with product MDPEAALELVKHGATLLLLDVPQYTLFGIDTQMFSVGPSFKGIKMIPPGVHFVFYSSSSRDGKEFSPIIGFFIDAGPSEVIVRKWDQQEERLVKVSEEEEARYTQAVCSLEFDKQLGPYTLSQYGEWKRLSSYITKSIIERIEPIGGEITVTAESGMMKNTPKSTMERALDEQLKTSKFTASVDSSQKKGCYYTSIPRVVKCRGMQGEELTSLNLDKTELLESLITKNYGGSEDTLLGELQFAFIAFLMGQSLEAFLQWKSLVSLLFGCSEAPLHTRSQLFTMFIKVIYYQLKYGLQKDRNGTETGASALLDDSWLSADSFLHHLCKDFFALIQDASVVDGDLLTWFGY from the exons atggACCCAGAAGCGGCATTAGAGCTCGTAAAGCATGGAGCCACGCTTCTCCTTCTCGATGTTCCTCAATACACCCTTTTCGGCATTGACACCCAG ATGTTTTCAGTGGGGCCTTCTTTTAAGGGTATCAAGATGATTCCTCCTGGAGTTCATTTTGTGTTCTACAGCTCATCAAGCAG AGATGGTAAGGAGTTTTCTCCAATCATTGGCTTCTTCATCGATGCTGGCCCTTCAGAGGTGATTGTTCGTAAGTGGGATCAACAAGAGGAACGCTTGGTCAAAGTATCAGAAGAGGAG GAAGCAAGATATACTCAAGCAGTATGTAGTTTGGAGTTTGATAAACAGCTTGGTCCTTATACTCTCAGCCAGTATGGAGAATGGAAACGGTTGTCTTCTTATATTACAAAGAGCATTATTGAACGGATTG AACCCATTGGAGGAGAAATAACTGTCACAGCTGAATCTGGAATGATGAAAAACACTCCAAAATCAACAATGGAAAGAGCTCTGGATGAGCAACTAAAGACTAGTAAGTTCACAGCAAGCGTTGACAGTAGTCAAAAGAAAGGTTGTTACTACACATCAATACCCCGAGTTGTTAAGTGCAGAGGAATGCAGGGGGAAGAACTCACTTCTCTGAATCTTGACAAG ACAGAGTTACTAGAGAGCTTAATAACAAAGAATTATGGAGGTTCTGAAGACACGCTTCTCGGGGAGCTGCAATTTGCGTTCATAGCATTTTTG ATGGGGCAGTCCCTTGAAGCGTTCCTGCAGTGGAAGTCTTTGGTTAGCCTTTTATTTGGTTGCTCTGAAGCA CCTCTCCATACGAGGAGTCAGCTATTCACGATG TTCATTAAGGTCATCTACTATCAACTGAAATATGGACTTCAAAAAGATCGAAATGGTACAGAGACAGGAGCATCAGCACTATTAGATGATTCGTGGCTGTCTGCTGATAGTTTTTTGCACCATCTTTGCAAG gaTTTCTTTGCGTTGATACAAGATGCTTCTGTTGTTGATGGAGATCTTCTAACATGG TTTGGATATTGA
- the LOC102610602 gene encoding uncharacterized protein LOC102610602 isoform X1, translated as MDPEAALELVKHGATLLLLDVPQYTLFGIDTQMFSVGPSFKGIKMIPPGVHFVFYSSSSRDGKEFSPIIGFFIDAGPSEVIVRKWDQQEERLVKVSEEEEARYTQAVCSLEFDKQLGPYTLSQYGEWKRLSSYITKSIIERIEPIGGEITVTAESGMMKNTPKSTMERALDEQLKTSKFTASVDSSQKKGCYYTSIPRVVKCRGMQGEELTSLNLDKTELLESLITKNYGGSEDTLLGELQFAFIAFLMGQSLEAFLQWKSLVSLLFGCSEAPLHTRSQLFTMFIKVIYYQLKYGLQKDRNGTETGASALLDDSWLSADSFLHHLCKDFFALIQDASVVDGDLLTWTRKLRELLENSLGWEFQQSSAIDGMYFEENDEYAPVVEMLDE; from the exons atggACCCAGAAGCGGCATTAGAGCTCGTAAAGCATGGAGCCACGCTTCTCCTTCTCGATGTTCCTCAATACACCCTTTTCGGCATTGACACCCAG ATGTTTTCAGTGGGGCCTTCTTTTAAGGGTATCAAGATGATTCCTCCTGGAGTTCATTTTGTGTTCTACAGCTCATCAAGCAG AGATGGTAAGGAGTTTTCTCCAATCATTGGCTTCTTCATCGATGCTGGCCCTTCAGAGGTGATTGTTCGTAAGTGGGATCAACAAGAGGAACGCTTGGTCAAAGTATCAGAAGAGGAG GAAGCAAGATATACTCAAGCAGTATGTAGTTTGGAGTTTGATAAACAGCTTGGTCCTTATACTCTCAGCCAGTATGGAGAATGGAAACGGTTGTCTTCTTATATTACAAAGAGCATTATTGAACGGATTG AACCCATTGGAGGAGAAATAACTGTCACAGCTGAATCTGGAATGATGAAAAACACTCCAAAATCAACAATGGAAAGAGCTCTGGATGAGCAACTAAAGACTAGTAAGTTCACAGCAAGCGTTGACAGTAGTCAAAAGAAAGGTTGTTACTACACATCAATACCCCGAGTTGTTAAGTGCAGAGGAATGCAGGGGGAAGAACTCACTTCTCTGAATCTTGACAAG ACAGAGTTACTAGAGAGCTTAATAACAAAGAATTATGGAGGTTCTGAAGACACGCTTCTCGGGGAGCTGCAATTTGCGTTCATAGCATTTTTG ATGGGGCAGTCCCTTGAAGCGTTCCTGCAGTGGAAGTCTTTGGTTAGCCTTTTATTTGGTTGCTCTGAAGCA CCTCTCCATACGAGGAGTCAGCTATTCACGATG TTCATTAAGGTCATCTACTATCAACTGAAATATGGACTTCAAAAAGATCGAAATGGTACAGAGACAGGAGCATCAGCACTATTAGATGATTCGTGGCTGTCTGCTGATAGTTTTTTGCACCATCTTTGCAAG gaTTTCTTTGCGTTGATACAAGATGCTTCTGTTGTTGATGGAGATCTTCTAACATGG ACAAGGAAACTCAGAGAGCTGCTTGAGAACAGTCTGGGATGGGAATTTCAGCAGAGCAGTGCTATTGATGGAATGTACTTTGAGGAGAATGATGAG TATGCTCCCGTGGTTGAGATGTTGGATGAGTAA
- the LOC102612798 gene encoding uncharacterized protein LOC102612798 isoform X2 — protein MMAWTVRSRLSHFPSLFRTAKSQSPPTLARRIESLSDSVAGSSGNHILVSRSYARNGRKHYDLFGDARPGDKNFRDTWKKEIDEEDCVWTGSEDESDSEKGQSRLEKEIRKVRQKAKEHSDLIDADDSDELHSVWSGSDEEKTLWTGSEGDDDDDIPTEPYPNEASDKYIDKLFEFEEKPKYRTISELLKAENEPEELSPGKQARKLAVENALKKLKKGPDGRYTNVWEVMSDIDILIGAFENIVSGPEYEELRKGGPKKLNMQFFKDIQARMRDPNYKFSPELKLKPKSKLVPRKKWQKTQSRRRKAQRR, from the exons ATGATGGCCTGGACGGTGCGTTCCCGCCTTTCCCACTTTCCGTCACTCTTCAGAACCGCAAAATCTCAATCACCGCCAACACTTGCAAGGAG AATAGAATCTCTCTCTGATTCCGTTGCTGGCAGCTCAGGAAATCATATTCTTG TATCTCGGTCATATGCTCGTAATGGACGCAAACATTATGATCTGTTTGGCGATGCAAGACCAGGTGATAAGAATTTTAGGGACACTTGGAAGAAAGAGATTGACGAAGAGGATTGTGTGTGGACAGGAAGTGAAGATGAGAGTGACTCTGAGAAGGGTCAAAGTCGTCTAGAAAAGGAGATCAGGAAAGTCAGACAGAAGGCAAAGGAGCACTCAGACCTAATTGATGCTGATGACAGTGATGAGTTACACAGCGTGTGGTCTGGAAGTGATGAGGAGAAAACTCTCTGGACTGGCAGTGaaggtgatgatgatgatgatatacCTACAGAACCCTACCCAAATGAAGCTAGTGACAAgtatattgataaattatttgagtttGAGGAGAAACCTAAATATCGAACTATCTCGGAACTTCTGAAAGCTGAAAACGAACCAGAAGAGTTGTCCCCTGGAAAGCAAGCCAGGAAACTTGCAGTTGAGAATGccttgaagaaattaaagaaagggCCAGATGGGCGCTACACCAATGTGTGGGAAGTCATGAGTGATATAGACATCTTAATAGGAgcatttgaaaatattgtcTCTGGACCAGAGTATGAGGAGCTTAGAAAGGGTGGGCCAAAGAAATTGAATATGCAGTTTTTCAAAGATATACAGGCACGTATGAGAGATCCAAACTATAAATTCTCACCTGAGTTGAAGTTGAAACCGAAGAGCAAATTAGTTCCAAGAAAGAAATGGCAGAAGACACAATCCAGACGAAGGAAAGCACAAAGGCgctaa
- the LOC107177574 gene encoding uncharacterized protein LOC107177574 isoform X2, translating to MKRKKWSELEEQTLLTKYSDLLNSGTLSKLKTREKKFRPIADHVNSLHHLQDPVSFPFKWSWRDVSIKVQNMRHQYLGVKQKIRISDDEFNWKDGENHWENFLKYKEVFGDVELEVKGKRVSNGDLFEDCCDLGLVGIDSEDLEEDEEEVEEEEESGEKMESESEFGVEREICEMGIVKNKKLKKGFRESKNLGLLGAKVLDLRDVVMRREDKRREREFVREKGVIEGEEKRREMGFRMERRGDEREEALESKEWELEERELKWARREYERRVRVELELDEERRRRMRMEEKREEEEMEWREKMLGLQIEHEKSMMQMYADACQNQLQILGVMARLICQFFGSANDGLGGGLGALPPQVLQNLQHPGGLGDGGKPDANSPSEFIRVSGW from the coding sequence ATGAAGCGAAAGAAGTGGTCAGAGTTAGAAGAGCAGACCCTATTGACCAAATACTCCGATCTCCTCAACTCTGGCACACTATCCAAGCTCAAGACCCGAGAGAAGAAGTTCCGGCCGATCGCCGACCACGTTAATTCCCTGCATCACCTGCAGGACCCAGTGAGCTTCCCCTTTAAGTGGTCCTGGCGGGACGTGTCGATCAAAGTCCAGAACATGAGGCACCAGTACTTGGGTGTGAAGCAGAAGATTAGAATTTCTGATGATGAGTTTAATTGGAAAGACGGGGAGAATCACTGGGAGAATTTTTTGAAGTACAAGGAGGTGTTTGGTGATGTGGAGCTTGAGGTTAAGGGGAAGAGAGTGAGTAATGGTGATTTGTTTGAGGATTGTTGTGATCTGGGGCTTGTTGGGATTGACAGTGAAGATTTGGAGGAGGATGAGGAGGAGGTGGAGGAGGAGGAAGAAAGTGGGGAGAAAATGGAGAGTGAGAGTGAATTTGGAGTGGAAAGGGAGATTTGCGAAATGGGTattgtgaaaaataagaaattgaaaaagggTTTTAGAGAAAGTAAGAATCTTGGGTTACTTGGGGCTAAAGTTTTGGATTTGAGGGATGTGGTAATGAGGAGGGAGGATAAGAGAAGAGAGAGGGAGTTTGTGAGAGAAAAGGGTGTGATCGAGGGGGAGGAAAAGAGGAGAGAAATGGGATTTAGGATGGAAAGAAGGGGAGATGAGAGAGAAGAGGCTCTGGAGAGTAAAGAGTGGGAGTTAGAAGAGAGGGAGTTGAAGTGGGCTAGGAGGGAATACGAGAGAAGAGTTAGGGTAGAACTGGAATTGGATGAggagaggaggaggaggatgAGAATGGAGGAGAAGAGGGAGGAGGAGGAAATGGAGTGGAGGGAGAAGATGTTGGGTTTGCAGATTGAGCATGAGAAGTCCATGATGCAAATGTATGCAGATGCATGCCAGAACCAATTGCAGATTCTGGGGGTTATGGCTAGGCTTATATGTCAGTTTTTTGGTTCGGCAAATGATGGTTTGGGTGGTGGTTTGGGAGCATTACCGCCGCAGGTTTTGCAGAATTTGCAGCATCCTGGAGGATTGGGGGATGGTGGAAAGCCTGATGCCAATTCGCCTTCTGAATTCAT
- the LOC102609879 gene encoding pyridoxal kinase isoform X2 has translation MAPPILSLALPSETGRVLSIQSHTVQGYVGNKSAVFPLQLLGYDVDPIHSVQFSNHTGKPTFKGQVLNGQQLCDLIEGLEANNLLYYTHLLTGYIGSVSFLNTILQVVEKLRSINPNLIYVCDPVMGDEGKLYVPSELVSVYREKVVPVASMLTPNQFEAEQLTGFRIGSEADGREACKILHAAGPAKVVITSINIDGNLFLIGSHQKEKGQSPEQFKIVIPKIPAYFTGTGDLMTALLLGWSNKYRDNLDIAAELAVSSLQALLQRTVNDYVTAGFNPQSSSLEIRLIQSQDDIRNPQVKFKSEKYN, from the exons ATGGCGCCTCCGATTCTCTCATTGGCTTTACCTTCGGAGACTGGTCGAGTTTTGAGCATACAGTCGCATACTGTTCAG GGGTATGTTGGAAATAAATCAGCTGTCTTTCCTCTCCAACTACTGGGCTATGACGTGGATCCAATCCATTCAGTACAGTTCTCAAACCACACAGGCAAG CCAACTTTCAAGGGCCAAGTTTTGAATGGACAACAATTATGCGATTTAATAGAAGGACTGGAAGCCAATAATCTATTGTACTATACTCATTTATTAACAG GTTATATTGGTTCTGTTTCTTTTCTGAACACGATACTGCAAGTTGTTGAAAAGCTTCGCTCTATAAACCCAAATCTGATATACG TTTGTGATCCAGTGATGGGTGACGAGGGAAAGCTCTATGTTCCTTCCGAGCTAGTATCAGTATACCGTGAGAAG GTTGTTCCAGTGGCCTCAATGTTGACCCCTAATCAGTTTGAAGCAGAACAGTTGACTGGTTTCAG GATTGGGAGTGAAGCAGATGGGAGGGAAGCTTGTAAGATTCTTCATGCTGCTGGACCTGCAAAG GTTGTGATCACAAGCATAAATATAGATGGCAATCTTTTCCTGATTGGCAGTCATCAGAAGGAAAAG GGTCAGTCTCCGGAGCAGTTCAAGATTGTGATACCCAAAATTCCTGCATATTTTACA GGAACTGGTGATCTAATGACTGCACTCCTGCTTGGATGGAGTAAT AAATATAGGGACAACCTTGACATTGCTGCTGAGCTTGCAGTATCAAGTTTGCAG GCTCTTTTACAGAGGACGGTGAATGACTACGTTACCGCTGGATTCAATCCCCAATCAAGTAGTTTGGAGATCCGATTGATCCAGAGCCAGGATGACATTCGGAACCCACAAGTGAAATTCAAGTCTGAAAAATACAACTGA
- the LOC102612798 gene encoding uncharacterized protein LOC102612798 isoform X1, protein MMAWTVRSRLSHFPSLFRTAKSQSPPTLARRIESLSDSVAGSSGNHILGGFGSNFLVSRSYARNGRKHYDLFGDARPGDKNFRDTWKKEIDEEDCVWTGSEDESDSEKGQSRLEKEIRKVRQKAKEHSDLIDADDSDELHSVWSGSDEEKTLWTGSEGDDDDDIPTEPYPNEASDKYIDKLFEFEEKPKYRTISELLKAENEPEELSPGKQARKLAVENALKKLKKGPDGRYTNVWEVMSDIDILIGAFENIVSGPEYEELRKGGPKKLNMQFFKDIQARMRDPNYKFSPELKLKPKSKLVPRKKWQKTQSRRRKAQRR, encoded by the exons ATGATGGCCTGGACGGTGCGTTCCCGCCTTTCCCACTTTCCGTCACTCTTCAGAACCGCAAAATCTCAATCACCGCCAACACTTGCAAGGAG AATAGAATCTCTCTCTGATTCCGTTGCTGGCAGCTCAGGAAATCATATTCTTGGTGGGTTTGGCTCAAATTTTCTCG TATCTCGGTCATATGCTCGTAATGGACGCAAACATTATGATCTGTTTGGCGATGCAAGACCAGGTGATAAGAATTTTAGGGACACTTGGAAGAAAGAGATTGACGAAGAGGATTGTGTGTGGACAGGAAGTGAAGATGAGAGTGACTCTGAGAAGGGTCAAAGTCGTCTAGAAAAGGAGATCAGGAAAGTCAGACAGAAGGCAAAGGAGCACTCAGACCTAATTGATGCTGATGACAGTGATGAGTTACACAGCGTGTGGTCTGGAAGTGATGAGGAGAAAACTCTCTGGACTGGCAGTGaaggtgatgatgatgatgatatacCTACAGAACCCTACCCAAATGAAGCTAGTGACAAgtatattgataaattatttgagtttGAGGAGAAACCTAAATATCGAACTATCTCGGAACTTCTGAAAGCTGAAAACGAACCAGAAGAGTTGTCCCCTGGAAAGCAAGCCAGGAAACTTGCAGTTGAGAATGccttgaagaaattaaagaaagggCCAGATGGGCGCTACACCAATGTGTGGGAAGTCATGAGTGATATAGACATCTTAATAGGAgcatttgaaaatattgtcTCTGGACCAGAGTATGAGGAGCTTAGAAAGGGTGGGCCAAAGAAATTGAATATGCAGTTTTTCAAAGATATACAGGCACGTATGAGAGATCCAAACTATAAATTCTCACCTGAGTTGAAGTTGAAACCGAAGAGCAAATTAGTTCCAAGAAAGAAATGGCAGAAGACACAATCCAGACGAAGGAAAGCACAAAGGCgctaa
- the LOC102609879 gene encoding pyridoxal kinase isoform X1, with product MLSTQEFLSSCRPCLGTSRKTHVFRRRSSSISGMAPPILSLALPSETGRVLSIQSHTVQGYVGNKSAVFPLQLLGYDVDPIHSVQFSNHTGKPTFKGQVLNGQQLCDLIEGLEANNLLYYTHLLTGYIGSVSFLNTILQVVEKLRSINPNLIYVCDPVMGDEGKLYVPSELVSVYREKVVPVASMLTPNQFEAEQLTGFRIGSEADGREACKILHAAGPAKVVITSINIDGNLFLIGSHQKEKGQSPEQFKIVIPKIPAYFTGTGDLMTALLLGWSNKYRDNLDIAAELAVSSLQALLQRTVNDYVTAGFNPQSSSLEIRLIQSQDDIRNPQVKFKSEKYN from the exons ATGCTGTCTACGCAGGAGTTTCTCAGCAGTTGCCGTCCTTGTTTGGGCACTTCCCGAAAAACTCACGTTTTCcg GAGGAGAAGCTCGAGCATATCAGGAATGGCGCCTCCGATTCTCTCATTGGCTTTACCTTCGGAGACTGGTCGAGTTTTGAGCATACAGTCGCATACTGTTCAG GGGTATGTTGGAAATAAATCAGCTGTCTTTCCTCTCCAACTACTGGGCTATGACGTGGATCCAATCCATTCAGTACAGTTCTCAAACCACACAGGCAAG CCAACTTTCAAGGGCCAAGTTTTGAATGGACAACAATTATGCGATTTAATAGAAGGACTGGAAGCCAATAATCTATTGTACTATACTCATTTATTAACAG GTTATATTGGTTCTGTTTCTTTTCTGAACACGATACTGCAAGTTGTTGAAAAGCTTCGCTCTATAAACCCAAATCTGATATACG TTTGTGATCCAGTGATGGGTGACGAGGGAAAGCTCTATGTTCCTTCCGAGCTAGTATCAGTATACCGTGAGAAG GTTGTTCCAGTGGCCTCAATGTTGACCCCTAATCAGTTTGAAGCAGAACAGTTGACTGGTTTCAG GATTGGGAGTGAAGCAGATGGGAGGGAAGCTTGTAAGATTCTTCATGCTGCTGGACCTGCAAAG GTTGTGATCACAAGCATAAATATAGATGGCAATCTTTTCCTGATTGGCAGTCATCAGAAGGAAAAG GGTCAGTCTCCGGAGCAGTTCAAGATTGTGATACCCAAAATTCCTGCATATTTTACA GGAACTGGTGATCTAATGACTGCACTCCTGCTTGGATGGAGTAAT AAATATAGGGACAACCTTGACATTGCTGCTGAGCTTGCAGTATCAAGTTTGCAG GCTCTTTTACAGAGGACGGTGAATGACTACGTTACCGCTGGATTCAATCCCCAATCAAGTAGTTTGGAGATCCGATTGATCCAGAGCCAGGATGACATTCGGAACCCACAAGTGAAATTCAAGTCTGAAAAATACAACTGA